A part of Lutra lutra chromosome 2, mLutLut1.2, whole genome shotgun sequence genomic DNA contains:
- the DRD5 gene encoding D(1B) dopamine receptor — MLPPGRNGTAERARFRQQQLAQPGAAGGAEGAAPLGPAQVVTAGLLTLLIVWTLLGNVLVCAAIMRSRHLRAKMTNVFIVSLAVSDLFVALLVMPWKAVAEVAGYWPFGAFCDIWVAFDIMCSTASILNLCVISVDRYWAISRPFRYERKMTQRVALIMVGLAWSLSILISFIPVQLHWHRDKAGSWGGVEPPSSLANGTPWEEAGEPEVRVENCDSSLNRTYAISSSLISFYIPVAIMIVTYTRIYRIAQVQIRRISSLERAAEHAQSCRSRAACAPDTSLRTSIKKETKVLKTLSVIMGVFVCCWLPFFVLNCMVPFCSGRPEGPRAGFPCVSETTFDVFVWFGWANSSLNPVIYAFNADFRKVFAQLLGCSNLCSRTAVETMNISNELISYNQDTVFHKEIAAAYIHMIPNAVTPGNGEADKEEESPFDRVSQISQTSRDGDPAAESAWELDCEGEISLGKITPLTPDRFH; from the coding sequence ATGCTGCCGCCGGGGCGCAACGGCACCGCGGAGCGGGCGCGGTTTCGGCAGCAGCAGCTGGCGCAGCCAGGCGCCGCGGGGGGCGCGGAGGGGGCGGCGCCGCTGGGGCCCGCGCAGGTGGTCACCGCCGGCCTCCTGACCCTGCTCATCGTCTGGACCCTGCTGGGCAACGTGCTGGTGTGTGCGGCCATCATGCGCAGCCGCCACCTGCGCGCCAAGATGACCAACGTCTTCATCGTGTCCCTGGCTGTGTCCGACCTCTTCGTGGCGCTGCTGGTCATGCCCTGGAAGGCAGTCGCCGAGGTGGCCGGTTACTGGCCCTTTGGGGCCTTCTGCGACATCTGGGTGGCTTTCGACATCATGTGCTCCACCGCGTCCATCCTGAATCTGTGCGTCATCAGCGTGGATCGCTACTGGGCCATCTCCAGGCCCTTCCGCTATGAACGCAAGATGACCCAGCGCGTGGCATTGATCATGGTTGGCCTGGCCTGGTCCTTGTCCATTCTTATCTCCTTCATCCCAGTTCAACTCCACTGGCACAGGGACAAGGCAGGCTCCTGGGGCGGGGTGGAACCGCCATCCAGCCTGGCTAACGGGACACCCTGGGAGGAAGCGGGGGAGCCAGAGGTGAGGGTGGAAAACTGTGACTCCAGCCTGAATCGAACTTACGCCATCTCTTCGTCACTCATCAGCTTCTACATCCCTGTGGCCATCATGATCGTGACCTACACGCGCATCTACCGCATTGCCCAGGTGCAGATCCGCCGGATTTCCTCCCTGGAGAGGGCGGCAGAGCACGCGCAGAGCTGCCGCAGTCGCGCGGCCTGTGCCCCGGACACCAGCCTGCGGACATCTATCAAGAAGGAGACCAAAGTCCTCAAGACTCTGTCGGTGATCATGGGAGTCTTCGTGTGCTGCTGGCTGCCCTTCTTCGTCCTTAACTGCATGGTCCCCTTCTGCAGCGGACGCCCGGAGGGTCCTCGGGCTGGCTTTCCCTGTGTCAGTGAGACCACCTTCGACGTCTTCGTCTGGTTCGGCTGGGCCAACTCCTCCCTCAACCCAGTCATCTACGCCTTCAACGCTGACTTCCGGAAGGTGTTTGCGCAGCTGCTGGGGTGCAGCAACCTCTGCTCCCGCACCGCAGTGGAGACCATGAACATCAGCAATGAACTCATCTCCTACAACCAGGACACCGTCTTCCACAAGGAGATCGCAGCTGCCTACATCCACATGATCCCCAACGCCGTGACCCCAGGGAATGGGGAGGCggacaaggaggaggagagccCTTTTGATCGTGTGTCCCAGATCTCTCAGACGTCCCGGGATGGTGACCCTGccgcggagtctgcttgggagctGGACTGCGAGGGGGAGATTTCGTTAGGCAAAATAACGCCTCTCACCCCGGATAGATTCCATTAA